One genomic window of Cricetulus griseus strain 17A/GY chromosome 3, alternate assembly CriGri-PICRH-1.0, whole genome shotgun sequence includes the following:
- the LOC100760601 gene encoding histone H2A type 1-B, producing the protein MSGRGKQGGKARAKAKTRSSRAGLQFPVGRVHRLLRKGNYSERVGAGAPVYLAAVLEYLTAEILELAGNAARDNKKTRIIPRHLQLAIRNDEELNKLLGRVTIAQGGVLPNIQAVLLPKKTESHHKAKGK; encoded by the coding sequence ATGTCTGGACGCGGCAAGCAGGGTGGCAAGGCTCGCGCCAAGGCCAAGACCCGCTCCTCCCGGGCCGGCCTGCAGTTCCCCGTCGGCCGTGTGCACCGTCTGCTCCGCAAGGGCAACTACTCGGAGCGCGTGGGCGCCGGGGCCCCGGTGTACCTGGCGGCTGTGCTGGAGTACCTGACGGCCGAGATCCTGGAGCTGGCTGGCAACGCGGCCCGCGACAACAAGAAGACCCGCATCATCCCGCGCCACCTTCAGCTGGCCATCCGCAACGACGAGGAGCTCAACAAGCTGCTGGGCCGCGTGACCATCGCGCAGGGCGGCGTCCTGCCCAACATCCAGGCGGTGCTGCTGCCCAAGAAGACCGAGAGCCACCATAAGGCCAAGGGCAAGTGA
- the LOC100760308 gene encoding histone H2B type 1-C/E/F/G/I — MPEPAKSAPAPKKGSKKAVTKAQKKDGKKRKRSRKESYSVYVYKVLKQVHPDTGISSKAMGIMNSFVNDIFERIAGEASRLAHYNKRSTITSREIQTAVRLLLPGELAKHAVSEGTKAVTKYTSSK; from the coding sequence ATGCCTGAACCTGCCAAGTCCGCGCCGGCCCCGAAGAAGGGCTCCAAAAAGGCCGTGACCAAGGCCCAGAAGAAGGACGGTAAGAAGCGCAAGCGCAGCCGCAAGGAGAGCTACTCGGTGTACGTGTACAAGGTGCTGAAGCAGGTTCACCCCGACACCGGCATCTCCTCCAAGGCCATGGGCATCATGAACTCGTTCGTCAACGACATCTTCGAGCGCATCGCGGGCGAGGCTTCTCGCCTGGCGCATTACAACAAGCGCTCGACCATCACGTCCCGGGAGATCCAGACGGCTGTGCGCCTGCTGCTGCCCGGGGAGCTGGCCAAGCACGCGGTGTCCGAGGGCACCAAGGCTGTGACCAAGTACACCAGCTCCAAGTGA